From a region of the Paralichthys olivaceus isolate ysfri-2021 chromosome 4, ASM2471397v2, whole genome shotgun sequence genome:
- the rabl6b gene encoding rab-like protein 6 isoform X2: MFSALKKLVGSEPGQLRDKNIPAGLQSMNQSLQRRFAKGVQYNMKIVIRGDRNTGKSTLWHRLQGKKFVEDYIPTQEIQATSIHWNYKTTDDVVKVEVWDVVDKGQKYPLPEGVGKGKRRGDNLKLENEPQESDEVALDAEFLDVYKNCNGVIMMFDITKQWTFNYILRELPKVPTHVPVCVLGNHRDMGEHRVILPDDIRDLIAGLNRPMGSSYIHYAESSMKNGFGLKYLHRFFNIPFLQLQRETLLRQLETNQLDMDATLEELCVQQETEDQNYEIFLENLETRSKNYGSPGPANGSSSGSQSPIVPPSGASTGSSSPSTPQPPIPSQVLPQSPSVSVSSPPPPTAVVSAAASPTAEVKPSAQSPEHQQSSAASSALSSQKRGFISRWFGSSPAADAPVPASEDPAAPVCPAKVQSVDDFVPDERLDRSFLEDSLPSKNKGPQPAPARAVDSDSDGEGRGNPMVSGFQDELDPDDTEPSLPQPKTLPPSKDITLTSDEEEGVPAALTITQDQDLDSEPDLKAPVIHITKPKVASKAPEPRGQTTAPISLTLIPATEQPARHQGKKKANTPKAEDSDTDPEAPVAQQMLSFIMDDPDFESEASDTPKIATDAFPIRDELLSDLSDDDMQIAKVPEPLKPTVISFKQKDDTDLFGLGIQEEAPAVKDSSEEQEEKESKYSKEKKKKKKKSKEEDDKSKKKHKHKKKEKDDAAAEDDKEKEKKKKKPRTKKTEVDELEDFLGGGAGLIKRDDGDYEEL, from the exons GCGCTTCGCCAAGGGGGTTCAGTATAATA TGAAAATAGTCATCCGGGGTGATAGAAACACTGGAAAGAGTACTTTATGGCATCGACTGCAGGGCAAGAAGTTTGTGGAGGACTACATACCCACTCAGGAGATCCAAGCCACAAGCATCCATTGGAATTACAAAA CTACTGATGATGTGGTCAAGGTGGAGGTTTGGGACGTGGTGGACAAAG GCCAAAAATATCCTCTTCCTGAAGGTGTAG GAAAAGGCAAGAGGCGAGGAGACAACTTGAAACTGGAGAATGAGCCCCAAGAG TCAGATGAGGTGGCCCTGGATGCTGAGTTCCTGGACGTATACAAGAACTGCAATGGAGTCATCATGATGTTTGACATTACCAAGCAGTG GACATTTAACTACATCCTGAGGGAACTGCCCAAAGTACCCACCCATGTGCCGGTGTGTGTTTTGGGAAACCACAGGGACATGGGCGAGCATCGTGTCATCCTCCCTGATGATATAAGGGACCTGATTGCTGGACTGAACAG ACCAATGGGATCCTCTTATATCCACTATGCTGAGTCGTCTATGAAGAATGGCTTTGGCTTGAAATACCTGCACAGATTTTTCAACATCCCCTTCTTGCAgctacag AGAGAGACCCTCCTGAGGCAGCTGGAGACCAACCAGCTGGACATGGACGCCACCCTGGAGGAGCTCTGTGTCCAGCAGGAGACTGAGGACCAAAACTATGAGAT TTTCCTTGAGAACTTGGAGACTCGCAGTAAGAACTATGGCTCTCCTGGTCCAGCCAACGGTTCCTCCTCAGGCTCCCAGTCCCCCATCGTTCCTCCCAGTGGTGCCTCCACTGGCAGCTCCAGCCCCAGCACCCCTCAGCCCCCCATCCCCTCCCAAGTGCTCCCACAGTCACCGTCTGTGTCAgtgtcctctcctccacctcccacaGCGGTGGTTAGCGCAGCAGCTTCACCAACTGCTGAGGTAAAACCATCAGCTCAGTCTCCCGAACATCAACAGTCCTCAGCAGCATCTAGTGCATTGTCCTCCCAGAAACGTGGCTTCATCTCTCGCTGGTTTGGTTCATCACCTGCTGCTGATGCTCCTGTTCCTGCGTCAG AGGACCCTGCTGCACCAGTGTGTCCTGCTAAGGTTCAGAGTGTGGATGATTTTGTGCCAGATGAAAGACTGGACAGGAGTTTCCTTGAGGACAGCCTGCCCTCGAAAAACAAGGGGCCTCAACCTGCACCAGCTCGAGCTGTGGACAGTGACAG TGATGGTGAAGGCAGAGGAAACCCCATGGTGTCTGGTTTCCAGGATGAGCTTGATCCTGATGACACTGAGCCCAGTCTTCCTCAGCCTAAGACCCTACCCCCCAGTAAAGATATCACTCTAACCAGtgacgaggaggagggagtACCAGCAGCCCTCACCATCACACAGGACCAAGACCTGGACAGTGAACCTGACCTGAAGGC GCCTGTGATTCATATCACAAAACCAAAGGTGGCATctaaagctccagagcccagaGGTCAGACCACAGCGCCCATCTCCCTCACTTTAATCCCAGCAACAGAGCAGCCGGCCCGACACCAAGGCAAGAAGAAGGCAAACACACCCAAGGCTGAAGACTCTGACACAGACCCCGAGGCTCCTGTCGCCCAGCAAATGCTCTCTTTCATCATGGATGACCCCGACTTTGAGTCTGAAGCATCAGACACACCAAAAATAGCAACG GATGCATTTCCAATCAGGGATGAGCTCCTGTCCGACCTCTCTGATGATGACATGCAGATAGCCAAAGTGCCAGAACCTCTGAAGCCCACTGTGATCTCCTTTAAACAAAAGGACGATACCGATCTGTTTGGCCTCGGCATCCAAGAGGAGGCTCCGGCAGTAAAGGACAGCAGCGAGGAACAGGAAG agaaagaaagcaaatactcaaaagagaagaagaaaaagaagaagaagagcaaagaG GAGGATGATAaatccaagaagaaacacaaacacaagaaaaaggaaaaagacgatgctgctgcagaagatgacaaagagaaagagaaaaagaaaaagaaaccccGGACCAAGAAAACAGAAGTGGATGAACTGGAGGACTTTCTGGGCGGAGGAGCAGGATTGATTAAAAGAGATGACGGAGATTATGAAGAACTATAA
- the rabl6b gene encoding rab-like protein 6 isoform X4, with protein MFSALKKLVGSEPGQLRDKNIPAGLQSMNQSLQRRFAKGVQYNMKIVIRGDRNTGKSTLWHRLQGKKFVEDYIPTQEIQATSIHWNYKTTDDVVKVEVWDVVDKGKGKRRGDNLKLENEPQESDEVALDAEFLDVYKNCNGVIMMFDITKQWTFNYILRELPKVPTHVPVCVLGNHRDMGEHRVILPDDIRDLIAGLNRPMGSSYIHYAESSMKNGFGLKYLHRFFNIPFLQLQRETLLRQLETNQLDMDATLEELCVQQETEDQNYEIFLENLETRSKNYGSPGPANGSSSGSQSPIVPPSGASTGSSSPSTPQPPIPSQVLPQSPSVSVSSPPPPTAVVSAAASPTAEVKPSAQSPEHQQSSAASSALSSQKRGFISRWFGSSPAADAPVPASEDPAAPVCPAKVQSVDDFVPDERLDRSFLEDSLPSKNKGPQPAPARAVDSDSDGEGRGNPMVSGFQDELDPDDTEPSLPQPKTLPPSKDITLTSDEEEGVPAALTITQDQDLDSEPDLKAPVIHITKPKVASKAPEPRGQTTAPISLTLIPATEQPARHQGKKKANTPKAEDSDTDPEAPVAQQMLSFIMDDPDFESEASDTPKIATDAFPIRDELLSDLSDDDMQIAKVPEPLKPTVISFKQKDDTDLFGLGIQEEAPAVKDSSEEQEEKESKYSKEKKKKKKKSKEEDDKSKKKHKHKKKEKDDAAAEDDKEKEKKKKKPRTKKTEVDELEDFLGGGAGLIKRDDGDYEEL; from the exons GCGCTTCGCCAAGGGGGTTCAGTATAATA TGAAAATAGTCATCCGGGGTGATAGAAACACTGGAAAGAGTACTTTATGGCATCGACTGCAGGGCAAGAAGTTTGTGGAGGACTACATACCCACTCAGGAGATCCAAGCCACAAGCATCCATTGGAATTACAAAA CTACTGATGATGTGGTCAAGGTGGAGGTTTGGGACGTGGTGGACAAAG GAAAAGGCAAGAGGCGAGGAGACAACTTGAAACTGGAGAATGAGCCCCAAGAG TCAGATGAGGTGGCCCTGGATGCTGAGTTCCTGGACGTATACAAGAACTGCAATGGAGTCATCATGATGTTTGACATTACCAAGCAGTG GACATTTAACTACATCCTGAGGGAACTGCCCAAAGTACCCACCCATGTGCCGGTGTGTGTTTTGGGAAACCACAGGGACATGGGCGAGCATCGTGTCATCCTCCCTGATGATATAAGGGACCTGATTGCTGGACTGAACAG ACCAATGGGATCCTCTTATATCCACTATGCTGAGTCGTCTATGAAGAATGGCTTTGGCTTGAAATACCTGCACAGATTTTTCAACATCCCCTTCTTGCAgctacag AGAGAGACCCTCCTGAGGCAGCTGGAGACCAACCAGCTGGACATGGACGCCACCCTGGAGGAGCTCTGTGTCCAGCAGGAGACTGAGGACCAAAACTATGAGAT TTTCCTTGAGAACTTGGAGACTCGCAGTAAGAACTATGGCTCTCCTGGTCCAGCCAACGGTTCCTCCTCAGGCTCCCAGTCCCCCATCGTTCCTCCCAGTGGTGCCTCCACTGGCAGCTCCAGCCCCAGCACCCCTCAGCCCCCCATCCCCTCCCAAGTGCTCCCACAGTCACCGTCTGTGTCAgtgtcctctcctccacctcccacaGCGGTGGTTAGCGCAGCAGCTTCACCAACTGCTGAGGTAAAACCATCAGCTCAGTCTCCCGAACATCAACAGTCCTCAGCAGCATCTAGTGCATTGTCCTCCCAGAAACGTGGCTTCATCTCTCGCTGGTTTGGTTCATCACCTGCTGCTGATGCTCCTGTTCCTGCGTCAG AGGACCCTGCTGCACCAGTGTGTCCTGCTAAGGTTCAGAGTGTGGATGATTTTGTGCCAGATGAAAGACTGGACAGGAGTTTCCTTGAGGACAGCCTGCCCTCGAAAAACAAGGGGCCTCAACCTGCACCAGCTCGAGCTGTGGACAGTGACAG TGATGGTGAAGGCAGAGGAAACCCCATGGTGTCTGGTTTCCAGGATGAGCTTGATCCTGATGACACTGAGCCCAGTCTTCCTCAGCCTAAGACCCTACCCCCCAGTAAAGATATCACTCTAACCAGtgacgaggaggagggagtACCAGCAGCCCTCACCATCACACAGGACCAAGACCTGGACAGTGAACCTGACCTGAAGGC GCCTGTGATTCATATCACAAAACCAAAGGTGGCATctaaagctccagagcccagaGGTCAGACCACAGCGCCCATCTCCCTCACTTTAATCCCAGCAACAGAGCAGCCGGCCCGACACCAAGGCAAGAAGAAGGCAAACACACCCAAGGCTGAAGACTCTGACACAGACCCCGAGGCTCCTGTCGCCCAGCAAATGCTCTCTTTCATCATGGATGACCCCGACTTTGAGTCTGAAGCATCAGACACACCAAAAATAGCAACG GATGCATTTCCAATCAGGGATGAGCTCCTGTCCGACCTCTCTGATGATGACATGCAGATAGCCAAAGTGCCAGAACCTCTGAAGCCCACTGTGATCTCCTTTAAACAAAAGGACGATACCGATCTGTTTGGCCTCGGCATCCAAGAGGAGGCTCCGGCAGTAAAGGACAGCAGCGAGGAACAGGAAG agaaagaaagcaaatactcaaaagagaagaagaaaaagaagaagaagagcaaagaG GAGGATGATAaatccaagaagaaacacaaacacaagaaaaaggaaaaagacgatgctgctgcagaagatgacaaagagaaagagaaaaagaaaaagaaaccccGGACCAAGAAAACAGAAGTGGATGAACTGGAGGACTTTCTGGGCGGAGGAGCAGGATTGATTAAAAGAGATGACGGAGATTATGAAGAACTATAA
- the rabl6b gene encoding rab-like protein 6 isoform X1 translates to MFSALKKLVGSEPGQLRDKNIPAGLQSMNQSLQRRFAKGVQYNMKIVIRGDRNTGKSTLWHRLQGKKFVEDYIPTQEIQATSIHWNYKMAPYQATDDVVKVEVWDVVDKGQKYPLPEGVGKGKRRGDNLKLENEPQESDEVALDAEFLDVYKNCNGVIMMFDITKQWTFNYILRELPKVPTHVPVCVLGNHRDMGEHRVILPDDIRDLIAGLNRPMGSSYIHYAESSMKNGFGLKYLHRFFNIPFLQLQRETLLRQLETNQLDMDATLEELCVQQETEDQNYEIFLENLETRSKNYGSPGPANGSSSGSQSPIVPPSGASTGSSSPSTPQPPIPSQVLPQSPSVSVSSPPPPTAVVSAAASPTAEVKPSAQSPEHQQSSAASSALSSQKRGFISRWFGSSPAADAPVPASEDPAAPVCPAKVQSVDDFVPDERLDRSFLEDSLPSKNKGPQPAPARAVDSDSDGEGRGNPMVSGFQDELDPDDTEPSLPQPKTLPPSKDITLTSDEEEGVPAALTITQDQDLDSEPDLKAPVIHITKPKVASKAPEPRGQTTAPISLTLIPATEQPARHQGKKKANTPKAEDSDTDPEAPVAQQMLSFIMDDPDFESEASDTPKIATDAFPIRDELLSDLSDDDMQIAKVPEPLKPTVISFKQKDDTDLFGLGIQEEAPAVKDSSEEQEEKESKYSKEKKKKKKKSKEEDDKSKKKHKHKKKEKDDAAAEDDKEKEKKKKKPRTKKTEVDELEDFLGGGAGLIKRDDGDYEEL, encoded by the exons GCGCTTCGCCAAGGGGGTTCAGTATAATA TGAAAATAGTCATCCGGGGTGATAGAAACACTGGAAAGAGTACTTTATGGCATCGACTGCAGGGCAAGAAGTTTGTGGAGGACTACATACCCACTCAGGAGATCCAAGCCACAAGCATCCATTGGAATTACAAAA TGGCTCCATATCAAG CTACTGATGATGTGGTCAAGGTGGAGGTTTGGGACGTGGTGGACAAAG GCCAAAAATATCCTCTTCCTGAAGGTGTAG GAAAAGGCAAGAGGCGAGGAGACAACTTGAAACTGGAGAATGAGCCCCAAGAG TCAGATGAGGTGGCCCTGGATGCTGAGTTCCTGGACGTATACAAGAACTGCAATGGAGTCATCATGATGTTTGACATTACCAAGCAGTG GACATTTAACTACATCCTGAGGGAACTGCCCAAAGTACCCACCCATGTGCCGGTGTGTGTTTTGGGAAACCACAGGGACATGGGCGAGCATCGTGTCATCCTCCCTGATGATATAAGGGACCTGATTGCTGGACTGAACAG ACCAATGGGATCCTCTTATATCCACTATGCTGAGTCGTCTATGAAGAATGGCTTTGGCTTGAAATACCTGCACAGATTTTTCAACATCCCCTTCTTGCAgctacag AGAGAGACCCTCCTGAGGCAGCTGGAGACCAACCAGCTGGACATGGACGCCACCCTGGAGGAGCTCTGTGTCCAGCAGGAGACTGAGGACCAAAACTATGAGAT TTTCCTTGAGAACTTGGAGACTCGCAGTAAGAACTATGGCTCTCCTGGTCCAGCCAACGGTTCCTCCTCAGGCTCCCAGTCCCCCATCGTTCCTCCCAGTGGTGCCTCCACTGGCAGCTCCAGCCCCAGCACCCCTCAGCCCCCCATCCCCTCCCAAGTGCTCCCACAGTCACCGTCTGTGTCAgtgtcctctcctccacctcccacaGCGGTGGTTAGCGCAGCAGCTTCACCAACTGCTGAGGTAAAACCATCAGCTCAGTCTCCCGAACATCAACAGTCCTCAGCAGCATCTAGTGCATTGTCCTCCCAGAAACGTGGCTTCATCTCTCGCTGGTTTGGTTCATCACCTGCTGCTGATGCTCCTGTTCCTGCGTCAG AGGACCCTGCTGCACCAGTGTGTCCTGCTAAGGTTCAGAGTGTGGATGATTTTGTGCCAGATGAAAGACTGGACAGGAGTTTCCTTGAGGACAGCCTGCCCTCGAAAAACAAGGGGCCTCAACCTGCACCAGCTCGAGCTGTGGACAGTGACAG TGATGGTGAAGGCAGAGGAAACCCCATGGTGTCTGGTTTCCAGGATGAGCTTGATCCTGATGACACTGAGCCCAGTCTTCCTCAGCCTAAGACCCTACCCCCCAGTAAAGATATCACTCTAACCAGtgacgaggaggagggagtACCAGCAGCCCTCACCATCACACAGGACCAAGACCTGGACAGTGAACCTGACCTGAAGGC GCCTGTGATTCATATCACAAAACCAAAGGTGGCATctaaagctccagagcccagaGGTCAGACCACAGCGCCCATCTCCCTCACTTTAATCCCAGCAACAGAGCAGCCGGCCCGACACCAAGGCAAGAAGAAGGCAAACACACCCAAGGCTGAAGACTCTGACACAGACCCCGAGGCTCCTGTCGCCCAGCAAATGCTCTCTTTCATCATGGATGACCCCGACTTTGAGTCTGAAGCATCAGACACACCAAAAATAGCAACG GATGCATTTCCAATCAGGGATGAGCTCCTGTCCGACCTCTCTGATGATGACATGCAGATAGCCAAAGTGCCAGAACCTCTGAAGCCCACTGTGATCTCCTTTAAACAAAAGGACGATACCGATCTGTTTGGCCTCGGCATCCAAGAGGAGGCTCCGGCAGTAAAGGACAGCAGCGAGGAACAGGAAG agaaagaaagcaaatactcaaaagagaagaagaaaaagaagaagaagagcaaagaG GAGGATGATAaatccaagaagaaacacaaacacaagaaaaaggaaaaagacgatgctgctgcagaagatgacaaagagaaagagaaaaagaaaaagaaaccccGGACCAAGAAAACAGAAGTGGATGAACTGGAGGACTTTCTGGGCGGAGGAGCAGGATTGATTAAAAGAGATGACGGAGATTATGAAGAACTATAA
- the rabl6b gene encoding rab-like protein 6 isoform X3 — translation MFSALKKLVGSEPGQLRDKNIPAGLQSMNQSLQRRFAKGVQYNMKIVIRGDRNTGKSTLWHRLQGKKFVEDYIPTQEIQATSIHWNYKMAPYQATDDVVKVEVWDVVDKGKGKRRGDNLKLENEPQESDEVALDAEFLDVYKNCNGVIMMFDITKQWTFNYILRELPKVPTHVPVCVLGNHRDMGEHRVILPDDIRDLIAGLNRPMGSSYIHYAESSMKNGFGLKYLHRFFNIPFLQLQRETLLRQLETNQLDMDATLEELCVQQETEDQNYEIFLENLETRSKNYGSPGPANGSSSGSQSPIVPPSGASTGSSSPSTPQPPIPSQVLPQSPSVSVSSPPPPTAVVSAAASPTAEVKPSAQSPEHQQSSAASSALSSQKRGFISRWFGSSPAADAPVPASEDPAAPVCPAKVQSVDDFVPDERLDRSFLEDSLPSKNKGPQPAPARAVDSDSDGEGRGNPMVSGFQDELDPDDTEPSLPQPKTLPPSKDITLTSDEEEGVPAALTITQDQDLDSEPDLKAPVIHITKPKVASKAPEPRGQTTAPISLTLIPATEQPARHQGKKKANTPKAEDSDTDPEAPVAQQMLSFIMDDPDFESEASDTPKIATDAFPIRDELLSDLSDDDMQIAKVPEPLKPTVISFKQKDDTDLFGLGIQEEAPAVKDSSEEQEEKESKYSKEKKKKKKKSKEEDDKSKKKHKHKKKEKDDAAAEDDKEKEKKKKKPRTKKTEVDELEDFLGGGAGLIKRDDGDYEEL, via the exons GCGCTTCGCCAAGGGGGTTCAGTATAATA TGAAAATAGTCATCCGGGGTGATAGAAACACTGGAAAGAGTACTTTATGGCATCGACTGCAGGGCAAGAAGTTTGTGGAGGACTACATACCCACTCAGGAGATCCAAGCCACAAGCATCCATTGGAATTACAAAA TGGCTCCATATCAAG CTACTGATGATGTGGTCAAGGTGGAGGTTTGGGACGTGGTGGACAAAG GAAAAGGCAAGAGGCGAGGAGACAACTTGAAACTGGAGAATGAGCCCCAAGAG TCAGATGAGGTGGCCCTGGATGCTGAGTTCCTGGACGTATACAAGAACTGCAATGGAGTCATCATGATGTTTGACATTACCAAGCAGTG GACATTTAACTACATCCTGAGGGAACTGCCCAAAGTACCCACCCATGTGCCGGTGTGTGTTTTGGGAAACCACAGGGACATGGGCGAGCATCGTGTCATCCTCCCTGATGATATAAGGGACCTGATTGCTGGACTGAACAG ACCAATGGGATCCTCTTATATCCACTATGCTGAGTCGTCTATGAAGAATGGCTTTGGCTTGAAATACCTGCACAGATTTTTCAACATCCCCTTCTTGCAgctacag AGAGAGACCCTCCTGAGGCAGCTGGAGACCAACCAGCTGGACATGGACGCCACCCTGGAGGAGCTCTGTGTCCAGCAGGAGACTGAGGACCAAAACTATGAGAT TTTCCTTGAGAACTTGGAGACTCGCAGTAAGAACTATGGCTCTCCTGGTCCAGCCAACGGTTCCTCCTCAGGCTCCCAGTCCCCCATCGTTCCTCCCAGTGGTGCCTCCACTGGCAGCTCCAGCCCCAGCACCCCTCAGCCCCCCATCCCCTCCCAAGTGCTCCCACAGTCACCGTCTGTGTCAgtgtcctctcctccacctcccacaGCGGTGGTTAGCGCAGCAGCTTCACCAACTGCTGAGGTAAAACCATCAGCTCAGTCTCCCGAACATCAACAGTCCTCAGCAGCATCTAGTGCATTGTCCTCCCAGAAACGTGGCTTCATCTCTCGCTGGTTTGGTTCATCACCTGCTGCTGATGCTCCTGTTCCTGCGTCAG AGGACCCTGCTGCACCAGTGTGTCCTGCTAAGGTTCAGAGTGTGGATGATTTTGTGCCAGATGAAAGACTGGACAGGAGTTTCCTTGAGGACAGCCTGCCCTCGAAAAACAAGGGGCCTCAACCTGCACCAGCTCGAGCTGTGGACAGTGACAG TGATGGTGAAGGCAGAGGAAACCCCATGGTGTCTGGTTTCCAGGATGAGCTTGATCCTGATGACACTGAGCCCAGTCTTCCTCAGCCTAAGACCCTACCCCCCAGTAAAGATATCACTCTAACCAGtgacgaggaggagggagtACCAGCAGCCCTCACCATCACACAGGACCAAGACCTGGACAGTGAACCTGACCTGAAGGC GCCTGTGATTCATATCACAAAACCAAAGGTGGCATctaaagctccagagcccagaGGTCAGACCACAGCGCCCATCTCCCTCACTTTAATCCCAGCAACAGAGCAGCCGGCCCGACACCAAGGCAAGAAGAAGGCAAACACACCCAAGGCTGAAGACTCTGACACAGACCCCGAGGCTCCTGTCGCCCAGCAAATGCTCTCTTTCATCATGGATGACCCCGACTTTGAGTCTGAAGCATCAGACACACCAAAAATAGCAACG GATGCATTTCCAATCAGGGATGAGCTCCTGTCCGACCTCTCTGATGATGACATGCAGATAGCCAAAGTGCCAGAACCTCTGAAGCCCACTGTGATCTCCTTTAAACAAAAGGACGATACCGATCTGTTTGGCCTCGGCATCCAAGAGGAGGCTCCGGCAGTAAAGGACAGCAGCGAGGAACAGGAAG agaaagaaagcaaatactcaaaagagaagaagaaaaagaagaagaagagcaaagaG GAGGATGATAaatccaagaagaaacacaaacacaagaaaaaggaaaaagacgatgctgctgcagaagatgacaaagagaaagagaaaaagaaaaagaaaccccGGACCAAGAAAACAGAAGTGGATGAACTGGAGGACTTTCTGGGCGGAGGAGCAGGATTGATTAAAAGAGATGACGGAGATTATGAAGAACTATAA
- the imp4 gene encoding U3 small nucleolar ribonucleoprotein protein IMP4 codes for MLRREVRLRREYLYRKAQEDRLRTIEDKKQKLKGALEENLLIPTEVRKDALQLQNLLEYDDEGAEGISSHMDDEYKWAGVEDPKVMVTTSRDPSSRLKMFAKEVKLMFPGAQRMNRGNHEIASLVQACKANNVTDLVIMHETRGQPDGLVVCHLPFGPTAYFTLYNVVMRHDVPDIGTMSEAYPHLIFHNFSSQLGKRVSNILKYLFPVPKEDSRRVITFANQEDFISFRHHTYKKTDHKNVELTEVGPRFEMKLYMIKLGTLENESTADVEWRHHAYTHTAKKRRFLSVQ; via the exons ATG CTTCGTCGGGAGGTGAGACTGAGGAGAGAGTACCTGTACAGGAAGGCACAGGAGGACAGGCTCCGAACTATAGAGGATAAAAAACAGAAGTTGAAGGGAGCACTTGAAG AAAATTTGCTTATTCCAACCGAGGTACGCAAAGACGCTCTGCAGCTACAGAATCTACTGGAGTATGACGATGAAGGGGCAGAAG GCATCAGCTCTCACATGGATGATGAATATAAATGGGCCGGAGTGGAAGACCCCAAAGTCATGGTCACTACGTCCAGAGACCCGAGCTCCAGACTCAAAATGTTTGCCAAG GAGGTAAAGCTGATGTTCCCTGGAGCCCAGCGCATGAACAGAGGAAACCATGAGATCGCTTCACTGGTGCAAGCCTGCAAAGCCAACAATGTTACAGACCTCGTCATCATGCACGAAACAAGAGGACAGCCTG ATGGCCTGGTGGTGTGCCACTTGCCATTTGGACCCACAGCTTATTTCACACTTTACAATGTGGTAATGAGGCATGATGTTCCTGACATAGGAACCATGTCGGAGGCCTACCCCCACCTCATTTTCCATAACTTCTCCTCACAGCTCGGCAAGAGG GTATCGAATATCCTCAAGTATCTTTTTCCAGTGCCGAAGGAGGACAGTAGGCGTGTAATCACATTTGCCAACCAGGAGGACTTCATCTCGTTCAG ACATCACACCTACAAGAAAACAGACCATAAAAACGTTGAGCTGACAGAAGTAGGACCcaggtttgaaatgaaat TGTACATGATCAAACTGGGCACCCTGGAGAACGAGAGCACGGCCGACGTGGAGTGGCGTCACCATgcgtatacacacacagcaaagaagaGGAGGTTCCTCAGTGTGCaataa